A genomic region of Streptomyces sp. R33 contains the following coding sequences:
- a CDS encoding FGGY family carbohydrate kinase — MGIVAGLDSSSAFTRIVVCDTDTGAVLRQGYAPHPQPAGDPESVHPHETDPQAWLLSLGEAAGGGLLEGVQAIGVSAQQHGLLPLDQQGALVRPALVGNDKRGQVAAADLIEALGGRHAWAEAVGSVPQSAQPVAKLAWLARAEPEAARRVAVLMSAHDWLVWQLLGRPARRTTDRGGASGTGYWSAATGSYRPDLVELALGHMALLPEVLGPADAAGMTPEGLLISAGTGETMAAALGLGLGPGDAVVSLGASGSVMAVHHEALSEPGGLITSLADASGMHLPVVNTSNAVRALRGTAELLGTDLEGLSALALKSTPGAHGLVLLPYLEGERTPNLPHTAGTLSGLRRDSMKPEHLARAAFEGMLCGLVDALDVLRLRGVEIRRVFLLGAAAELPAVQAAAPGLFGTQIVVPAPADYAALGAARQAAWALGVQQGTLAPHTPPVWPGPAAQVFEPGEEYPAWQAVRQQYIATREQIHPGAFQG; from the coding sequence GTGCTGCGCCAGGGGTACGCGCCCCATCCGCAGCCCGCGGGCGATCCCGAGAGCGTCCACCCCCACGAGACCGACCCCCAGGCCTGGCTGCTCTCCCTCGGCGAGGCCGCCGGCGGCGGGCTCCTCGAAGGCGTCCAGGCCATAGGCGTATCCGCGCAGCAGCACGGGCTGCTGCCCCTGGACCAGCAGGGCGCCCTCGTACGTCCGGCCCTGGTCGGCAACGACAAGCGCGGCCAGGTCGCCGCCGCCGACCTCATCGAGGCGCTCGGCGGCCGGCACGCCTGGGCCGAGGCCGTCGGATCCGTCCCGCAGTCCGCGCAGCCGGTGGCGAAGCTGGCCTGGCTGGCCCGCGCCGAGCCGGAGGCGGCCCGGCGGGTGGCCGTGCTGATGTCCGCGCACGACTGGCTGGTCTGGCAGCTGCTGGGCCGGCCCGCCCGGCGGACCACGGACCGGGGCGGCGCCTCGGGCACCGGGTACTGGTCGGCGGCCACCGGTTCGTACCGCCCCGACCTGGTCGAGCTGGCGCTCGGGCACATGGCGCTGCTGCCCGAGGTGCTCGGACCGGCCGATGCCGCCGGCATGACCCCGGAGGGGCTGCTGATCTCCGCAGGCACCGGGGAGACCATGGCCGCCGCGCTCGGGCTGGGCCTCGGGCCCGGCGACGCGGTGGTCTCGCTGGGCGCCTCCGGCTCGGTGATGGCCGTGCACCACGAGGCGCTGTCGGAGCCGGGCGGGCTGATCACCTCGCTGGCCGACGCCAGCGGCATGCACCTGCCGGTGGTGAACACCTCCAACGCCGTACGGGCCCTGCGCGGCACCGCCGAACTGCTGGGCACCGATCTCGAGGGGCTGTCCGCGCTCGCGCTGAAGTCGACGCCGGGCGCGCACGGCCTCGTACTGCTCCCGTACCTGGAGGGTGAGCGCACGCCCAACCTGCCGCACACCGCCGGGACGCTGTCCGGGCTGCGGCGGGACTCGATGAAGCCGGAACACCTGGCCCGGGCCGCGTTCGAGGGCATGCTGTGCGGGCTCGTCGACGCGCTCGACGTGCTGCGCCTGCGCGGGGTCGAGATCCGCCGGGTGTTCCTGCTGGGCGCGGCCGCCGAGCTGCCCGCCGTACAGGCCGCGGCTCCCGGGCTGTTCGGGACGCAGATCGTCGTACCGGCGCCGGCCGACTACGCGGCGCTCGGCGCGGCGCGCCAGGCGGCCTGGGCGCTCGGGGTGCAGCAGGGCACGCTGGCCCCGCACACCCCGCCGGTGTGGCCGGGCCCGGCGGCGCAGGTCTTCGAACCGGGCGAGGAGTACCCGGCCTGGCAGGCGGTGCGCCAGCAGTACATCGCGACGCGGGAGCAGATCCACCCCGGGGCGTTCCAGGGGTAG
- a CDS encoding ABC transporter ATP-binding protein — protein MSGPGGRMMMGPAERSLDFKGSGKRLLRQIAYDRAKLWGMVLAVVGSVTCSVIGPKILGEATDLVFAGIVGRQMPAGITKQQALDGLRAKGEGGMADMLSGTDFTPGEGIDFGAVGVVAIWALVVFTLAGLLMLVATRLSNHIMNGTVYRMREELQGKLSRLPLSYFDRQKRGEVLSRATNDIDNIGQTLQQTMGQLLNSLLTIVGVLTMMLWISPLLALVALLTIPVSVFVAAKIGKKSQPQFVAQWKSTGALNAHIEEMYSGHALVKVFGRQKESAAVFAEQNEALYRASFKAQLVSGIMQPVMVFISNINYVLVAVVGGLRVASGSLSIGDVQAFIQYSRQFSMPLTQVASMANLVQSGVASAERVYELLDAQEQEPDAEVPERPEQLRGQVTLDKVAFRYEPDKPLIENLSLSVEPGNTVAIVGPTGAGKTTLVNLLMRFYEVTGGEIALDGVDIAKMTREELRSGIGMVLQDTWLFGGTIAENIAYGAAREVTRAEIEEAARAAHADRFVRTLPDGYDTVLDDEGAGVSAGEKQLITIARAFLSDPVILVLDEATSSVDTRTEVLIQKAMARLAHGRTSFVIAHRLSTIRDADVILVMENGSIVEQGTHEELLAADGAYARLYAAQFAQAVAEVD, from the coding sequence ATGAGCGGGCCCGGAGGACGGATGATGATGGGGCCGGCCGAGCGGTCCCTGGATTTCAAGGGCTCGGGCAAACGGCTGCTGCGCCAGATCGCGTACGACAGGGCCAAGCTGTGGGGCATGGTCCTCGCCGTCGTCGGCAGCGTCACCTGCTCGGTCATCGGCCCGAAGATCCTCGGTGAGGCCACCGACCTGGTGTTCGCGGGTATCGTCGGCCGGCAGATGCCGGCCGGGATCACCAAGCAGCAGGCGCTGGACGGGCTGCGCGCCAAGGGCGAGGGCGGGATGGCGGACATGCTGTCCGGCACCGACTTCACCCCCGGCGAGGGCATCGACTTCGGTGCCGTCGGGGTCGTGGCGATCTGGGCGCTGGTGGTCTTCACCCTCGCCGGCCTGCTGATGCTGGTCGCGACGCGGCTGTCGAACCACATCATGAACGGCACCGTGTACCGGATGCGCGAGGAGCTGCAGGGGAAGCTGTCGCGGCTGCCGCTGTCGTACTTCGACCGGCAGAAGCGCGGTGAGGTGCTGAGCCGGGCCACCAACGACATCGACAACATCGGGCAGACGCTGCAGCAGACGATGGGTCAGCTGCTCAACTCGCTGCTGACGATCGTCGGTGTGCTGACGATGATGCTCTGGATCTCCCCGCTGCTGGCGCTGGTCGCCCTGCTGACGATTCCGGTCTCGGTCTTCGTCGCGGCGAAGATCGGCAAGAAGTCGCAGCCACAGTTCGTGGCGCAGTGGAAGTCCACGGGCGCGCTCAACGCGCACATCGAGGAGATGTACTCGGGCCACGCGCTGGTCAAGGTCTTCGGACGGCAGAAGGAGTCCGCGGCCGTCTTCGCCGAGCAGAACGAGGCGCTGTACCGGGCCTCGTTCAAGGCGCAGCTGGTCAGCGGGATCATGCAGCCGGTGATGGTCTTCATCTCGAACATCAACTACGTGCTGGTGGCGGTCGTCGGCGGTCTGCGGGTGGCCTCGGGCAGCCTGTCGATCGGTGACGTGCAGGCCTTCATCCAGTACTCGCGCCAGTTCTCGATGCCGCTGACGCAGGTCGCGTCGATGGCGAACCTGGTGCAGTCCGGTGTCGCCTCGGCGGAGCGCGTGTACGAGCTGCTGGACGCGCAGGAGCAGGAGCCGGACGCCGAGGTGCCGGAGCGGCCGGAGCAGCTGCGCGGCCAGGTCACGCTCGACAAGGTGGCCTTCCGGTACGAGCCGGACAAGCCGCTGATCGAGAACCTGTCGCTGAGCGTCGAGCCCGGCAACACGGTCGCGATCGTCGGCCCGACGGGCGCCGGCAAGACCACGCTGGTCAACCTGCTGATGCGGTTCTACGAGGTCACGGGCGGCGAGATCGCCCTCGACGGGGTGGACATCGCGAAGATGACCCGCGAGGAACTGCGCAGCGGGATCGGCATGGTGCTCCAGGACACGTGGCTGTTCGGCGGCACCATCGCGGAGAACATCGCGTACGGCGCGGCCCGCGAGGTCACGCGCGCCGAGATCGAGGAGGCGGCGCGGGCCGCCCACGCGGACCGGTTCGTCCGCACCCTGCCGGACGGCTACGACACCGTGCTGGACGACGAGGGCGCGGGCGTCAGCGCGGGCGAGAAGCAGCTGATCACCATTGCCCGGGCGTTCCTGTCGGACCCGGTGATCCTGGTGCTCGACGAGGCGACGAGCTCGGTGGACACCCGTACCGAGGTGCTGATCCAGAAGGCGATGGCCCGCCTCGCGCACGGTCGTACGTCCTTCGTGATCGCGCACCGGCTGTCCACGATCCGCGATGCGGACGTGATCCTGGTGATGGAGAACGGCTCGATCGTGGAGCAGGGCACGCACGAGGAGCTGCTGGCGGCGGACGGCGCGTACGCGCGGCTGTACGCGGCGCAGTTCGCGCAGGCGGTGGCCGAGGTCGACTAG
- a CDS encoding RNA polymerase sigma factor: MSYPTLRCGAPVLGALEVAPVQTQILTVNVSPPVQDTEAIAGEEPEVDAVDEEPEEPEALELIEQVPEQRRRADSGGAGPSADLFRQYLREIGRIPLLSAAEEVELARRVEAGLFAEEKLGNTPDLDLRLALDLDKLVVMGRMAKRRLIESNLRLVVSVAKRYVGRGLTMLDLVQEGNLGLIRAVEKFDYARGYKFSTYATWWIRQAMSRALADQARTIRVPVHVVELINRVVRVQRRMLQERGYEPTAEEVAVHLELTPERVLEVLRLAQEPVSLHAPVGEEDDVALGDLIEDGDAASPMESAAFFLLREHLEAVLSTLGERERKVVQLRYGLADGRPRTLEEIGRIFGVTRERIRQIESKTLNKLRDHAFADQLRGYLD, from the coding sequence GTGTCGTACCCCACACTGAGGTGCGGTGCCCCCGTCCTCGGAGCCCTGGAGGTCGCCCCCGTGCAGACCCAGATCCTGACCGTCAACGTGAGCCCGCCCGTCCAAGACACCGAGGCCATTGCGGGTGAAGAGCCCGAGGTCGACGCCGTGGACGAGGAGCCCGAAGAGCCCGAGGCGCTGGAGCTGATCGAGCAGGTGCCCGAGCAGCGCCGGCGCGCGGACAGCGGCGGAGCCGGCCCTTCCGCCGACCTGTTCCGGCAGTACCTGCGCGAGATAGGCAGGATCCCGCTGCTTTCCGCCGCCGAGGAGGTCGAGCTCGCGCGCCGCGTCGAAGCCGGACTCTTCGCCGAGGAGAAGCTGGGCAACACCCCCGACCTCGACCTGCGGCTCGCCCTCGACCTCGACAAGCTCGTCGTCATGGGGCGGATGGCCAAGAGGCGCCTCATCGAGTCGAACCTGAGGCTCGTCGTCTCCGTCGCGAAGCGCTACGTGGGCCGCGGGCTCACCATGCTCGACCTCGTGCAGGAGGGGAACCTCGGGCTCATCCGGGCCGTTGAGAAGTTCGACTACGCCCGGGGGTACAAGTTCTCCACCTACGCCACCTGGTGGATCCGGCAGGCCATGTCGCGGGCCCTCGCCGACCAGGCCCGCACCATCCGCGTACCCGTGCACGTCGTGGAGCTGATCAACCGCGTCGTGCGCGTACAGCGCCGCATGCTCCAGGAACGCGGGTACGAGCCCACCGCCGAAGAGGTCGCCGTCCACCTCGAGCTGACCCCCGAGCGGGTCCTGGAGGTGCTGCGCCTCGCCCAGGAGCCGGTCTCGCTCCACGCGCCGGTCGGCGAGGAGGACGACGTCGCCCTCGGTGACCTGATCGAGGACGGGGACGCGGCCTCGCCCATGGAGTCCGCCGCGTTCTTCCTGCTCCGCGAGCACCTGGAAGCCGTGCTGTCGACCCTCGGCGAGCGCGAACGCAAGGTCGTCCAGCTGCGCTACGGCCTGGCCGACGGCCGGCCCCGCACACTGGAGGAGATCGGGCGGATCTTCGGCGTGACGCGCGAGCGGATCCGGCAGATCGAGTCCAAGACGCTCAACAAGCTGCGCGACCACGCCTTCGCCGACCAGCTCCGCGGCTACCTGGACTGA
- a CDS encoding ABC transporter ATP-binding protein, which yields MLIRLLRTHLSPYRKPIALLVLLQLLQTSAILYLPTLNADIIDNGVISGDTGYILRFGALMLGVSLVQLGCNIGAVYFGARTAAAVGRDIRASVFDRVQSFSARELGQFGAPSLITRTTNDVQQIQMLVLMTFTLMVSAPIMCIGGIAMALSLDVKLSGVLVAVVPALGLSVGAIVFKTRPLFRKMQVRLDTVNRVLREQITGNRVIRAFVRDEYEKDRFRDANADLTGVSLAAGKLLALMFPTVIVVVNISSVAVIWFGAMRIDSGGMEIGQLTAFLAYLMQIVMSVMMATFMFMMVPRAEVCAERVQEVLDTESSVVPPTEPIRKLLRRGVLELRGADFRYPGAEAPVLRGVDLVARPGETTAVIGSTGSGKSTLLGLVPRLFDATGGHVLVDGEDVRRIEPELLAKTVGMVPQKPYLFSGTVASNLRYGRPDATDEELWRALEVAQAKDFVSALEGGLDAPVTQGGTNVSGGQRQRLAIARTLVQGPEIYLFDDSFSALDYATDAALRAALARETEDATVVIVAQRVSTIRDADRIIVLDEGQVVGEGRHHELMADNETYREIVLSQLTEAEAA from the coding sequence GTGCTCATACGACTTCTGCGGACCCATTTGAGTCCGTACCGGAAACCCATCGCCCTCCTGGTCCTGCTGCAACTGCTGCAGACCAGCGCGATCCTCTACCTCCCCACTCTGAACGCGGACATCATCGACAACGGTGTCATCAGCGGGGACACCGGCTACATCCTGCGCTTCGGCGCCCTGATGCTCGGCGTCTCCCTCGTCCAGCTCGGGTGCAACATCGGCGCCGTCTACTTCGGCGCCCGTACCGCGGCCGCCGTCGGCCGCGACATCCGCGCGTCCGTCTTCGACCGGGTGCAGAGCTTCTCCGCGCGGGAGCTCGGCCAGTTCGGCGCGCCCTCGCTGATCACCCGTACGACGAACGACGTGCAGCAGATCCAGATGCTGGTGCTGATGACCTTCACGCTGATGGTCTCCGCGCCGATCATGTGCATCGGCGGCATCGCCATGGCGCTCTCGCTCGACGTGAAGCTGTCGGGCGTCCTGGTGGCCGTGGTCCCCGCCCTCGGCCTGTCGGTCGGCGCGATCGTCTTCAAGACGCGGCCGCTGTTCCGGAAGATGCAGGTCCGCCTGGACACCGTGAACCGGGTGCTGCGCGAGCAGATCACCGGCAACCGCGTCATCCGCGCGTTCGTGCGCGACGAGTACGAGAAGGACCGGTTCCGGGACGCCAACGCGGACCTGACCGGTGTCTCCCTCGCGGCCGGCAAGCTGCTCGCGCTCATGTTCCCGACCGTGATCGTCGTCGTGAACATCTCCAGCGTCGCCGTCATCTGGTTCGGCGCGATGCGCATCGACAGCGGCGGCATGGAGATCGGCCAGCTGACGGCCTTCCTCGCCTACCTGATGCAGATCGTCATGTCCGTGATGATGGCCACCTTCATGTTCATGATGGTGCCGCGCGCCGAGGTCTGCGCCGAGCGCGTCCAGGAGGTCCTGGACACCGAGTCCAGCGTGGTCCCGCCCACCGAGCCGATCCGCAAGCTCCTGCGCCGCGGCGTGCTGGAGCTGCGCGGCGCCGACTTCCGCTACCCGGGCGCCGAGGCGCCGGTGCTGCGCGGGGTGGACCTGGTGGCCCGCCCCGGCGAGACCACGGCGGTGATCGGCTCCACCGGCAGCGGCAAGTCCACGCTGCTGGGCCTGGTGCCCCGGCTGTTCGACGCGACCGGCGGCCACGTGCTGGTCGACGGGGAGGACGTACGCCGCATCGAGCCGGAGCTGCTGGCCAAGACTGTGGGCATGGTCCCGCAGAAGCCCTACCTCTTCTCCGGAACCGTCGCCTCCAACCTGCGGTACGGGCGTCCCGACGCCACCGACGAGGAGCTGTGGCGCGCGCTGGAAGTGGCGCAGGCCAAGGACTTCGTGTCCGCACTGGAGGGCGGTCTGGACGCGCCCGTCACCCAGGGCGGAACCAATGTCTCCGGAGGCCAGCGCCAGCGCCTGGCCATCGCCCGCACGCTGGTGCAGGGCCCGGAGATCTACCTCTTCGACGACTCCTTCTCGGCCCTGGACTACGCGACGGACGCGGCGCTGCGCGCGGCGCTCGCCCGCGAGACCGAGGACGCGACGGTGGTCATCGTCGCCCAGCGGGTCTCCACGATCCGCGACGCCGACCGGATCATCGTCCTGGACGAGGGCCAGGTCGTGGGCGAGGGGCGCCATCACGAGCTGATGGCCGACAACGAGACCTACCGGGAGATCGTGCTCTCCCAGCTGACGGAGGCGGAGGCCGCATGA